In Trichomycterus rosablanca isolate fTriRos1 chromosome 20, fTriRos1.hap1, whole genome shotgun sequence, one DNA window encodes the following:
- the gmnc gene encoding geminin coiled-coil domain-containing protein 1 produces MTVGLSSSDWPCWNKAISAPDSQTLFSARSTVLSCRDMLLAGDPHYESAYSASTTTRSTVDVSTATLWGTSHLNNARYQREHSQHVSLHDTRQESTWFYQLSPHLQHNKQLQNTLIQKEEELARLQEENNKLKEFFNSAYVKSLKEKSKKFLFVQRSSELRKRKRTLNEEDSLNVSQLLQDSEGIRTCRNLSPEFCLPKEVAVTPPLNSWILETLGLQDEGIVNADSCFSSPTTDQTSSFYSPITSIDQQSLTSPDMQNSRTCSLYPDSQSEYSSAKDSSFGVSHNMDTCTEYLTLDPSPLYTVSTGSQVNSLPAIVSTGHFTPPRAAPTPQHLDASKLWQHCNSHDFSIPPGGEGALFYVPHTAGSRMDLAFSMSLSPQNTVKTQSYPQGQAFTRRDSQGGWNFTWVPKHFS; encoded by the exons ATGACGGTGGGTTTAAGCTCCTCTGACTGGCCGTGCTGGAACAAAGCCATTAGTGCCCCTGATTCCCAAACACTCTTCTCTGCCAGG AGCACCGTTCTGTCCTGCCGGGACATGCTTCTTGCAGGGGATCCGCACTACGAGAGCGCCTACTCCGCCTCCACAACAACTCGCAGCACCGTTGACGTTTCTACAGCAACTCTTTGGGGCACCAGTCACCTGAACAACGCACGTTATCAGCGTGAGC ACTCACagcatgtttctttacatgacACTCGGCAAGAATCAACATGGTTCTATCAACTTTCTCCACATCTTCagcacaataagcag CTTCAGAATACATTAATTCAGAAAGAAGAGGAACTAGCAAGACTtcaagaagaaaataataaactaaaagaATTTTTTAACTCTGCATATGTGAAGTCTCTTAAAGAAAAATCAAAG AAGTTTCTCTTTGTTCAAAGAAGCTCAGAattgagaaaaagaaaaagaacttTAAATGAAGAAGATTCTCTTAATGTGAGTCAGCTGCTACAGGATTCTGAGGGAATACGTACATGCCGCAACCTCTCACCTGAATTCTGCTTACCTAAGGAGGTGGCTGTCACGCCACCGCTCAACTCCTGGATTCTAGAGACTCTGGGGCTGCAAGATGAGGGTATCGTCAATGCTGACAGCTGTTTCAGTAGCCCAACAACAGACCAAACTTCTTCATTCTACTCCCCAATAACAAGCATTGACCAGCAATCATTGACAAGTCCAGACATGCAGAACAGTCGCACATGCAGTCTTTATCCTGATAGCCAAAGTGAATATAGCAGCGCCAAAGACTCCTCATTTGGCGTGAGCCACAATATGGACACCTGCACTGAATATTTGACTCTTGACCCTTCACCTTTGTACACTGTCAGTACAGGGTCACAAGTAAACTCCTTACCAGCTATTGTTTCCACTGGACACTTTACCCCACCAAGGGCAGCTCCAACTCCTCAGCACTTAGATGCTTCAAAATTGTGGCAGCACTGTAACAGCCATGACTTTTCCATTCCACCAGGGGGCGAAGGCGCACTTTTTTATGTGCCACACACAGCAGGAAGTAGAATGGACTTGGCTTTTAGCATGTCATTAAGTCCTCAGAACACTGTTAAGACGCAGTCTTATCCACAAGGACAGGCTTTTACACGCAGGGATTCACAGGGAGGATGGAATTTTACCTGGGTGCCAAAGCATTTTTCTTAA